GAATTGAGAAATGGCGTCGGCTCGCCGTTTCATGAGCATTCCTCAGGGTCTCTTGACAAATTTGGGGAATGTTTGACGAGTGATGATCACCGGTTGATCGGGGGTGATCGTAGGCGGCAATTGAATTTCGCGCCCATTGATTGTGACCAGCAGTTGAGAGGCATCGCCATTGTAGATAACGATACGGTTCGTGGCCTGGAAGACGCGCCGGTCGCCTGCTTGAAGCGTTTCGCCACGCGCCATGTCAGTGTCAGCTTGGACCACCACATAGCTGGAGCCAACCGCTCGGATGCTGAGGTCAAGGCGAGTTGGAATCGGAATATCTGCAAGGGGCGGCGGCGAGGTGGATGGTTCTGGCTCGGGCTGTGTCTCAGCCGATGTGTCCAGTGGTTCTGTCTCAGCGGCGGCGCGGGGTTGTTGGGCTGGAGGCTGCTCCGTGGCCGGCGCTGTGACAACTGCTGGCGGCTCCTGCAGTTGTTCTGCTGGCGGAGTCGGTAAGGAGGGCGCCGGTGGTGTTGGTGTTGGCATCGCCAGCGTGGGCACGTCGGTCGAAACAGGCGTGGTTGCGTACGTTCGCTTCCAATAATGCCAACCGGCCAGCCCACCCAGGGCTAGGACAACGAGGATCGCGCAGGTGATGACCACATTCGCCCACCGTGGCGACCCCGACTTGCTTGCCAGCGCGCTCGGCGCCAAGTGAGGCGGGGTCGGTTCCGGCTCTCCAGACTGTTGATAGTACAGTTTCAGCGCATGAGTTTCATCCATGCCGACAGCGCGAGCAAATGAGCGAATGAAGGAGCGGGTGAACAAGCCGCCCGGCAGCGCGCTGAAGTCGTTCTCTTCAATGGCGCGAAGGAATCGCACGCTGATGCAGGTGGATTGCGCAATATCGTTCAGGCTTATTCCCAGCCGCTCGCGCCGTCTTCTTAGCTCCTCGCCGAGAGTGGCAGCTTGCGCCTCTACCACAACTGACTCTACCTGCGTCTCCATACATCACCAGTAGGTCATAATATGGTTACAACCAACAGTACTGTCAAGCCTGCATTTGGGCGATCAATTCTGGCGGCATCGCGGTGGGACGCCGCTGCCGATTGAGAAAAATATGCACCGTCTCTCCTTCCGCTAACAGCGTTCCATCGGTTGCGCGAATCGCTTTATATGCAAACGTCAGCGAGCGGCTCCGCAATCGTGTCAGTTGCGTCGAGATTATGATCTGGTCGTCATAATACGCCGGATGGCGATACCGACACCGAGCCTCAGCAACGGCCATGAATAACCCGTGTTGTTGTTCCAGGTCACGATAGTTGATGCCGCGTTGGCGACACCATTCAACGCGGGCGACTTCAAACCAGATCAGGTAATTGGCATGGTAGACAACGCCCATTTGATCCGTTTCGGCATATCGAACGCGCAGGTGTGTGATCGTTGTTTTGGATGCGTTCATGAAGTTGATCAGCCGCTCTGTCGTTTGTCAGCAGGTTTGTTACTCAATCTGTTTGACCATGAACGGAAATTCTCCAACAGGACTGAGCCTCGTCCCGCTTTTTCCGTAGACGCGAATCGTGTATCGCTGCTTTGGCAATAGCTCTCGATGAATAGTCAGATTAAATGTCTCCAACCGATTTCTCTGGAGTTCATCCGTTTGCCAGACAATCTGTCCTTCGTCGTCAACAATCTCTGCGCGATAGAGTTCAAACCGCGACCGGGATTCCGGATTGAGAATGAGATGAAATCCCGTCGCCGTCTTGGGCAATTCGATTTGATTAACAGCGCGAGGCCCGCCACTTTGTCTGAGAAAGGTGGAGGAAAACAAGTCAAACACCGGCCAATTCACCCACGGTCCTGAGTACTGCTTCAGCTTTTCATTCAGTTGGTTGATCTCCTGAGATTTCGTCTGTTGCATCACTTGGTTCTGTTGTTCCAGCTCTTGAACCTGAGTCCAGAGCCGGGCGATGCGTTGTTCCGCTTGAGCCTGCACGTGCTCGACCTTTCTTTTCATCCACCACTGATAACCGACCAGAGCGAGCAGCAGGCCCAGTAGCAGTGAGAATACAATGAGCGTGCGTCGGTATCGCTGCTGCGTCACAAAGCCTCGCGGCGCGCGCCGTCTGCTGCTCAACCCAGGTTGATGAAGCGCGGCGGCATCAGCGCCGGCTTGTTGATCTAACGGCAAGCGACGTCGGTTCTGCTCCCATTGTTGAATGATTTCGTGAGGCAGCATGCCTGTTGTGAAATGATCGAGCAGTTGGCTGATCTCATGCGCCGTTGAGTTGCAGAGGTGACACTGGAGCAGGTGTTGTTCGATACTCTCTTGTTCTTCAGGAGCAAGATTGCTACCACGGAATGCCACCAGTCGCTCCAGGCTTGGATGCTCCGTCACAGCCGAATTAGCATTCAGAAGCGAGAACGAGAATGAGTTTTGGCCCCTTCGTTTGTTTGGCATACAAATTCCAACTGTTTGTTTCGGGCGTAATCATATCATAGACCAGGGCAATGAGCGACAACCGTCAAGACGCCAATCGCAGGCTGCGCCGGCCATACGAGCGGAATGTAACCGGGGGTGCGGCCTCTAAGTAGGTGGACAAGCGTTCTGGGACATTTTGGGGTGACAGGACGTTTTAGCGTGCGGTGACGTGTCACCGCTTTCCGGCCAAAGCTGCGACATGTCGCAGCACTCCAAAAACGCCACGAACTCTTGTCACGTTACTTAGGCAGCGGCCGACTACCACAGGCGTGGTGAAGCTGCGCGACCTCTGGTCGTGTTGCCGTAGGCGCGCCAATGGAGGCTGCAACGCTCTGATGGTGAGTTCTCTCAAGACCGGGGCTGCAGGCTCGTTGCAGGCGTGCGCCAGACGTTCCCACCGTCATGGGTTGAATGATCGCGTGCCGATGCTGATCCTTCGCCGCGAATTATTCTGACCGCCCAGATGGCTCCGACATCAGCAGTCCCAACGCAATGGAGAAGAGTTTGGCCTCTGCTGTGTCAGACCGTGAGGGAATCAGGATCGGCGCGCGCGCGCCAACAACGACATGCGCAAGCCGAAACCCAGCGAAATAGGTCGTGCTCTTGGCCAATATATTGGCCGCTTCCATATCCGGCGCAACGAGGATGTCTGCATGACCCGCGACTGGCGACTCAATCTGTTTGACGCGGGCTGCATCGGCACAGACAGCCGCGTCCAGCGCCAGCGGGCCGTCTACCACACAGCCTGGTATTTGCCCGCGACGGTTCATCTGAGTGATGATGGCCGCGTCGAGCGTCGAAGGAATAGACGCCGAAACTTTTTCAGTGGCCGACAACAACGCGACTTTTGGCTCTGCGTAGCCGAGCGCGTGAGCCACCTGTACGGCGTTCAGGATGATCTGGACTTTTTGCTGGCGATCCGGATGAGGAACCACTCCGCCATCGGTGATCAGTATCAGCTTGGTCTCATTCGGTTGCCGGACTTCACACACGAACACGTCGCTCAACAAATGCCCGATGCGCAATCCATCGGCTGGGTCCAGCACTGCTTTCATCATGGTCGCTGTGTCCACAGCGCCTTTTAACAAGATCGAAGCGTCGCCCGCATGCACCAACTGAACAGCGCGACGGGCGGCCGTTTCGTCATCCGCGCAATCCAGCACCGATTCGGGGAAAACCTCTGCGGCGGCAACATCTGACCACGCCTGCTTGATCTCATTCGCGGGTCCAAGCAGTATAATCCGAACAAGGCCGAGTCGTTCAGCTTCGATAGCTGCCGTCAGCGCTGTGCGGTTCTGTGCGCCGATGACGGCAGTGGTTCGTCGCCCTACACGCTGCGCATAAGTCAGAAGTTCATCAAGGTTGTGAATCATCGCTGCCTCACTCATACTCGCGAGCTGATTCCTCGCCCCGCAGCACGCGCAGGGCGCCCAGCGCCAATGCTTCCATTTCAAATTCGCCAGGCATGACCATCACCGGGGCAATGAACAAAACCCGCGCGATAATCCAGCTCGTCAACATGCGAGAATGTGCAAGCCCGCCGGTCAGGATGATGGCATCCACTCGTCCGGCCAATACTGTCGCCATCGCGCCGATCTCTTTAGCGATCTGGTAAGCCATTGCTTGATATACTTCATGAGCCAATCTATCGCCCTGAGCAATGCGTTGCTCCACTTCAGTGGCGTCATTGGTGCCAAGGTAGGCCATCAGCCCGCCTTCCCCCATCACCATGCGTCGCACTTG
This genomic interval from Blastocatellia bacterium contains the following:
- a CDS encoding helix-turn-helix domain-containing protein; the protein is METQVESVVVEAQAATLGEELRRRRERLGISLNDIAQSTCISVRFLRAIEENDFSALPGGLFTRSFIRSFARAVGMDETHALKLYYQQSGEPEPTPPHLAPSALASKSGSPRWANVVITCAILVVLALGGLAGWHYWKRTYATTPVSTDVPTLAMPTPTPPAPSLPTPPAEQLQEPPAVVTAPATEQPPAQQPRAAAETEPLDTSAETQPEPEPSTSPPPLADIPIPTRLDLSIRAVGSSYVVVQADTDMARGETLQAGDRRVFQATNRIVIYNGDASQLLVTINGREIQLPPTITPDQPVIITRQTFPKFVKRP
- a CDS encoding acyl-CoA thioesterase; translation: MNASKTTITHLRVRYAETDQMGVVYHANYLIWFEVARVEWCRQRGINYRDLEQQHGLFMAVAEARCRYRHPAYYDDQIIISTQLTRLRSRSLTFAYKAIRATDGTLLAEGETVHIFLNRQRRPTAMPPELIAQMQA
- a CDS encoding bifunctional enoyl-CoA hydratase/phosphate acetyltransferase — translated: MIHNLDELLTYAQRVGRRTTAVIGAQNRTALTAAIEAERLGLVRIILLGPANEIKQAWSDVAAAEVFPESVLDCADDETAARRAVQLVHAGDASILLKGAVDTATMMKAVLDPADGLRIGHLLSDVFVCEVRQPNETKLILITDGGVVPHPDRQQKVQIILNAVQVAHALGYAEPKVALLSATEKVSASIPSTLDAAIITQMNRRGQIPGCVVDGPLALDAAVCADAARVKQIESPVAGHADILVAPDMEAANILAKSTTYFAGFRLAHVVVGARAPILIPSRSDTAEAKLFSIALGLLMSEPSGRSE